A region of the Methylomagnum ishizawai genome:
GCGGGGCATGGCCGAAAGCGGGGTTTGGGCACCGCAGGTGCAAGTCATGAAGGGTTCGGAGTTCATGCCATACGCTCCAACTCGATCTCGCGGTAATTGGCCCGGACCAGGGCGGCGGCGATGGGGGCAAGGTCGGCCTCGCTCACATCGAACAAGCCCAGCCGCCCTGTAAGCGGCAGGAACGGCAGGGGGCGGGGATCGGCCAGCACGAAGCCGAACCCGCCGCCGAACCAGGGCGATTCCGACCTGTCCACGCAATCCACGATGCGGGCCGCGCCGACGATGCCGCCGCGCTCCAAATCCTCATGGCGGGGCACGTCGAGGCGCGGTGCCATGATGCCGATGTCGAGGCAAGCGCCCGTGTACTCGGCCTGGGTCAAGGTTTTCGCCGCATGGATCAGGACCGGGCCGCGATAATCGGTTTTCCAGGAGCGGTTCTCGATGTCCTTGCCGCCGTGGAGGATGGCCCAGGCCCAGGGCTGGCGGATGGAGAGGCATTTCCAGCCGGGCGAGGCCGAGACGGGCGGTTCCAGGTGTTCGATGCGGAGGGCGAAGCGGTCCCCTAACCGCTCGGCGGCGAGTTCGGCGACCACCTTGCGGTGGCAGGTCCGCACGTCCCGGCAGCCGCACAGCAATACCATGGCGTCGATGCCCGGCCAGTCCAGGATGGCCGCGAGGCTCCGTATCCCGTTGTCGGCATCGACCAGGGCTATCGGGTCGCCCTTGCGGTTGAGGTTGCCCAAGGACTTGAAGTGGGCGTAGCGCATTTTGCCGAAGCGGGCGAGCAGCCTGCCCCGCGTCCATTCGGTCGATTGGGTGGACCAGGGGAGGCGGCGAATATCCACCAGCACGGCACCGCGCTCGATCATGGCCGCGTCGAGCGTCTCGGGCGTCCAGCCCGCGCCGTAGCCTGCGGTGTAGAGGGTTTTCCCGGCCATGGCTCAAGCCTCCGCCCCGAACAGCTCGCGCTGGTCGGGATCGGTCCGCATGGCCGAGCCGGTGCCGGAGTACATGTCGAAGTTCTCGGGCAGGACGATCAGCACCTCGTCGCCGGCCCGGTCGGCCAGCAGGTGGGCGTACTCGTTCTTGCCGACCGTGAGCGAGACCTTGATCCCGTTGGACTTGAACGCCACCCCGTCCACGGAGGCCATGAAGTTGGTGCGATTCTCGCTGGCGTAGGTGCGCAGGGCCGACCGCGCCGCCTTCTCGCAGTCCTGGCGGACCCGGCCCAGCACGTCCTTCTGTTGGTCCTCGGGCGTGGCGTTCCAGGGCACCATCGCCAGCCGTAGCTGTTGGGTGGCGGCGGCGATCAACTCGCCCAGCAGGACCGAGGCGGGGAAGCGTTCGCCGCTGTCCAGGCGGTCGATCCGGCGCAGGGCTTCGACCTTGCTCCCGCCGGGCATCATGTCGGCGAGGGCGTTGGCGATGTCGCCCTGGGTCCAGCCGAGGTCCGTCAGCGCTTGGAGGTTGTTCCGTATGGCGTGCAGGGTTTCCCGGACGAGCTGCTCGGGCGTGGGCAAGCCCTGGGGCGCGGCGGGGGCCGGTTCCGGTGGGGGCTTGGGTTCGCTGGTGCCCGGCGCGGGCGCGGCTCCCTGGCCGTCCTGGGCCGGTTCATGGGCCGTGCAAACCGGCCTGTTCCCGTCGTAGCGCCATTCCTTCGGGTATTCGGGGTCCGATGCCTCGCGGGCGGCGGCGGCGCGGTAGATCGGGCACCGGTCGCCCCGGTATCGCGAACACGAACCGCACCAATCGGCCACGAAGGCGTCGAACCCGTCGCCCTTCGGGGCGAAGATCCGCACCGGCTGTCCGGCCACGGCGGCGACGAACGCGGTGCAGGTCGGGTCGCCCTGGCCGTCGTAGGTCCATTCGCGGGGATACTCGGGGTCTTCCGGGCCGAAGGCCATGGTGCGGGCCTGGATGTCGCATCCCTTCGCGCCCCACTGGCCGCACCGGAAGCAGAAGGCGCTCATGAAGGAATCGCCCTCGGTGCCGTTCGAGGGCTGGAAAATCCCGGCCTGTTCGATGTGCCGGGCTTCGATTTCGCGCATTTCCTTGATCGGGATACGCGCCTCGATGGCCTTGCGGTTCGCCGCCTTGATGCCCTTGGCTTGGAGCGCTTCCCGGAGTTGGTCGAGGCTGGCGGTTTCCAGGGCTTGGTGGAACGGCTCCTGGAGGGGCGAGCCGGTGGAAAGGGTTTTGATGAGGTCGGACATGGGGGTTCCTGCTGGGATGGAAAAAGCGGGCCGTCCCTGGCCCCGGAGGAGGAAAAAGCTAGGCGCGGTGGATGGTCGGGGTCTTGAGCAGGTCGGCCTGTTCCGGGGTGATCTGGGCGAACTCGACCGCGATCTCCCCGCTGTGGATGGCGTAGACGAAGGCCAGGGTGTGGATGGAGGCCAGTTCCGCCATGGCGTCGGCGGGGATGGCGTGGGCATGGCCGATCAGCGCCGCCTTGAGCAGTTCGGCCAGGCCGATGAAGCACGGCTCGGGGGTCTTGGGCAGGGTTCCGTTCCGCAGTTGCAGCGCCGCGGTGGCCGCCACGGAGTCCAGGGAGAATTCCGCCCGCTGGGCCGGGGTCGTGTGCTTGGGCATGGGGGTGGCTCCTAAATGGGTGGGGCGATCCGGGCCTGGATTTCCGGGACGCCCCGCGCCCACAGGCGGAAATCGCCGACCAGGGCGAGGCAGTCGTCGAGCAGGGCCGGATAGGGGTACAGGGGGAAGGTGTGGGACTCGACGACCCGGTAAGGAAGATCGTCGGGGACCTCGAAGACCCGGTAGACGAAGCGCTCGCAGCCGGTCAGGGCCAGATACAAGCGCCATTGGTAGGACGCCTCGTAGTCATCGGCCTTGAACGGGAGGCCCGTGGCCTTGAAGTCGCGGATTTCCAGCCCGTTCACGAGGTCGGCCTTGGCGTGGACATGGGTATCGCCGAGCGGGCCGGAAATCCAAAGCTCGTGCTCCCCGACAAGGTCGGATTCCTCGATGGCCGCGTCCACCGAATCCCTATCCCAGGCCAGTTGCATGGTCCTGGGGTTGCCGGTTTCGATGTACTTGTGGAGGTCGATCCCCTTCTGGATACGCACGTTCTCCGAATCCTCCCGGAAGGGCGTGGTCAGCCGCGCCACCAGTGCCTCCTGGGTGAGCAATTCATTCTGGAACCGGCGGAAGGCTTCCAGGGCGGAAACGCTGGTCTTGGCGGTGGGGTTCATGGCCGGTACTCCCTCAGGATGGATTCAGCCGCTTGCTTCGCCCTGGCGCACAGGGCCGCGTCGAACCATCCGAAATGGCACTCGGCCTGTGGGATGCCCAGCCGCTCGGCCAGTAGCCGGTAGGCGGCGTCGCGGTCCATCAGGCGGCTCCGGTGCAGGGCTTCGAAGGGCGCTTTCGCCGATTTCCGCGCCTCGCGGGTCTCCCGGTCCGCCAGGGTGCCCAGCGGGATGTGGGTGAACGGGTGCATCCCGACGTGGGCGTCGCACGGGCGGCAGAGGTAGGCCCATGGCCAGTCGCCGTACTCGCGCCCGTAGATTTCCCGGTGGTTCACGATCCCGACCGGCCCGCCGCAATAGGGGCACCGTTCCGGGACCGGCAGGGGGTTGGACACCCGCGCCGTGGCCGTCCGGCTCGGATTCCAGGGGGTTTTCTTCGCCGGGGCGTTCATGGGGTTTCCTCCCTCCTGGCTTGGGCGAGGGCGGCGCGGGCCATATTTGCGGCGAGGCAGAGCGGGTGATTGGGCCGGACCGCGACCATGCCGTTTTCGCCTTTAGGCATTGCCCAATCGCCTATTTCGAGGATCACTTTTTCCAAGGCTTCCAGCAGCGCGTCGCGGTCGGCCCTGAGCTTGGCGATGGCCCGTAGGATGGCCTCGTTATCCGGCTCGCAGCCAAGCTCGGCGGCGGTGTCCGCGATGGCTTGGTTGAGGGTTTCGATGACGGCCTGGACGTTCATGCCGCCTCCCGCTGCTCGGCCTTGGCCTGGAACGCCTTGGCGTCCTTGTCGTAAGCCAGCCCTTGTTCCTCGGCGGCTTTCTTGAGCGCGGTCCAGGCTTGCAGGGACAGCGGCTTGCCCAGGGACGCGGCCTCCTCGATCAGGGCGTTCCAAACGTCCAGTTCCCCGGCGTTCTTGGCGAACTCGATCTGGCCTCGGAACCCGGCCAGCTTGTCCACCGCCTCCTTCTGGCGCTGGGCGATGCCGCCCAGCGCGGCCTTCATCCGGGCCATGATCCCGGCGAACCACTCGGGGTCGGCGGCGAAGTCGGGCACGGCCAGCGGCGGGAAACCGGCGCTGTTCTTGCCGATCCATTGGGCGGTGGGGTTGAAGTCGAGGACGGTGTTGCGCCCGTCCAGCTTGGCGACGTAGCCCACGAAGTCGGCCGCCTTGACGATCTCGTGGTAGGAGCCGCCGGTGATGTCGGGGCGGATGATGCGCTGGTCGCCGTCCTTCTCCTCCTTGTCGTGGCAGATGAGGATGACGTCCAGGCCGAAGGTGTTGACCTTGCGCAGCCAGGACACGAAGTCGTCCTTGAGCCGCCCGAAGCCTTGCAGGGTCAGCCCGCCGCTGGGGCGCTTGAGTTGTATCTTGCCCTCGGTGGACGGCATCGCCGCCGCCAGGAAGTCGAGGGCGCGGCCGGCGGTGTCCACCACCAGGGTGGAATAGCCGGCGAGGTCGTCGCGGGTCATGTGGGCCACATCGGCCCAGGATTCGACCTGGACGGTGTCGGGGCGGAAGGCGGAACGGTGGGAGCCGCGGTCGAAGTCGAGCAGCAGGGGGCGGGCGGCGGTGCCGCCGATGCTGGTCTTGCCCGCGCCGGGCTGGCCGTACAGGCAGACGATGGCGGTAAGGACGGCCAGCGGCTCGGCGGCTTTGGTGATTCTCTTCAAGGCCATGGGAATGCGCTCCTGAATGATGGGAAATGGGGGGTGGATAGCGGCGTCCCTGCCGGTTCGTCCTGGGTTTCGTGTTGTTGGGCTTGCCCCGTCCGGGGCCGGTATCGGGGGATACCCGCGCCGCCCGCTCCGATGGAACGGGCGACCGGCTATCTCCAAAAGGTCTTGCGGAGCCGCGCCCGCTCGGGGCGGGTGATCCGCCTGCGGTAGGTCCGGGTCATCGCGCCGCCCTCGCCTTCGCCATGATTTCGGTTTCCACCCCGGCCACGATCCGTCTGGCGTTCCAGAGGGCGGTTTCCAGTTCGTGGGCCTTGAGTTCCCAGTGCAGGGCTTGGCGGCGGGCGCCCTCGTATTCCGCCTCGGCGGTTTTGAGGCGTTGCCGGCACAGCCACAGCTTGAATCGTCCGGCGATGCTCATGCCGCCTTCCTCCCGTGTCCTGCCGCCGCTTCCGCCAGCATCCGGTCGAACGCCATTTCCTCCCGCACCTTCTCCATGGCGGCGTCGATGTCGGCCTGGGCCTGAATGCCTGCGGCCCGCGCCTTGAGGTTGTCGAGGGTGGCCTTGAGGCTTCCCAGCACGAACGGCCAATCGGCGTCCGCTTCGTCGGTGTCGGCCACCGCATCGACGGCCTTGTCCAGGCGGGCCTTGAACTCGTCGGCTTCGTCCTGGGGCAGCAGGGCCAGGGCCGCGGCCATCGTCATGCCCTGCCTGTAGTGGGCTTGGGCTTCCTCGAATCGCGCTTGCCGGGAGCGCGGCAGGCCATCCGGCCCGCGCATCATGTACTCGGTCATCAGGGCCAATTCGGCCCGGTGTGTGAAGGGGGTTGCCATGGTTGTGCCTCCTGGGAAAAAAGGGCGGGGGGTCGCCCCGCCCGAGGGAGCGCACTTCAGGCGGCGACCGCGATGCGGTGCCACTCCGAGGTGTTCAGGGTGAGGAGCCGCCCGCCGATCTGCTGGAGCTCGACCGCCCGGTCGTAGCCCACGGCGTCGTCGTTGGCGAGGTGGGTGATGGCGTTGAGCATTCCCCAGCGGCTGTAGTCGCCGTCGCGGATGAGGCGTTCGAGGATGGATTCGCCCTCGCCCTGGGTGATGGGCACCGCCTTCTGCAAGACCTCGACCGCCTTGACGGGCTTTTCGATGCGCGGCCCTTCGGTGGCCTCGCGCATCCGGGCCAGCAGGTTCCCGAAGCTGGCGGCGTTCATGGAATCGCGCACCGCGTCGCGCATCTTGAGGGCCAGGGCGCGGTCGTCGGCGGCGAGGGTGTCGTCCTGGAAGATCGAGGCGTCCTCCCCGTTGGATTCGACGCGCCGACCGACGTGGTTCCGGCGGATGCCCCCGGTCTCGGCGATCATCCCGTTGGTGCAGACCAGCCGGTAGACCAGGGGCCGGACCTGGAACGCGCCCAGCCCCACCTCGCTGTTGCTGATGACGATCCCGGCTTGCACCACGTCGCCCTTCTGGACTTCGCCCTCGATGCGGGGGAACAGGGCTTGGATGTAGAGGCGCAGGTCGGTGATCTCGCTGGACACGATCTCCACCGGCTGGGCGGCGTCCAGCAGTTCGGGCAGCACCGCCTCGGCGATCTGTTCGTTGTCGATCCGGCGGTAGCGGTCGGACAGGAAGGCGCGGGCGCGGTTGTCCAGGGTGCGGACCATCCGCCGGGCCGGTTCCCGTTGGAACCAGTGGTTCAGGTTGTCGGCCAGGAGGCCGGGGGCTTCGGCCAGCATCCGGTCGTAGTAGCGGCTGGGGATGCCGGCGTGCTGGCCGATCTGCTGGTGGGCCAGGGGGAGCGGGGCCGCGTAGCCCACGCCCTCGATGTGCAGGGCCACGGCGGGTTTGTCCTCCCCGACGACCTCGATCCGCATGGCGCGGGTGTCGGCCACGAGGTCTTTCTTGGCGCTGGCCCGGCGGGCGAGTTCCTGGGCCAGTTCGACGATGGATTTTCCTGGTTTCATGGTGCGCTCCGGTGGAAGGGTTGTGGTGTGGCGCGGTGGCGCCCCTCGCTGCCCCCTCGCGGGGAAGGGGCAACGGGGCGGGCCGCTAGCCCGGGAGGCCG
Encoded here:
- a CDS encoding DUF488 family protein, producing the protein MAGKTLYTAGYGAGWTPETLDAAMIERGAVLVDIRRLPWSTQSTEWTRGRLLARFGKMRYAHFKSLGNLNRKGDPIALVDADNGIRSLAAILDWPGIDAMVLLCGCRDVRTCHRKVVAELAAERLGDRFALRIEHLEPPVSASPGWKCLSIRQPWAWAILHGGKDIENRSWKTDYRGPVLIHAAKTLTQAEYTGACLDIGIMAPRLDVPRHEDLERGGIVGAARIVDCVDRSESPWFGGGFGFVLADPRPLPFLPLTGRLGLFDVSEADLAPIAAALVRANYREIELERMA
- a CDS encoding zinc-finger-containing protein, whose translation is MNAPAKKTPWNPSRTATARVSNPLPVPERCPYCGGPVGIVNHREIYGREYGDWPWAYLCRPCDAHVGMHPFTHIPLGTLADRETREARKSAKAPFEALHRSRLMDRDAAYRLLAERLGIPQAECHFGWFDAALCARAKQAAESILREYRP
- a CDS encoding ATP-binding protein, yielding MALKRITKAAEPLAVLTAIVCLYGQPGAGKTSIGGTAARPLLLDFDRGSHRSAFRPDTVQVESWADVAHMTRDDLAGYSTLVVDTAGRALDFLAAAMPSTEGKIQLKRPSGGLTLQGFGRLKDDFVSWLRKVNTFGLDVILICHDKEEKDGDQRIIRPDITGGSYHEIVKAADFVGYVAKLDGRNTVLDFNPTAQWIGKNSAGFPPLAVPDFAADPEWFAGIMARMKAALGGIAQRQKEAVDKLAGFRGQIEFAKNAGELDVWNALIEEAASLGKPLSLQAWTALKKAAEEQGLAYDKDAKAFQAKAEQREAA
- a CDS encoding DUF932 domain-containing protein; protein product: MKPGKSIVELAQELARRASAKKDLVADTRAMRIEVVGEDKPAVALHIEGVGYAAPLPLAHQQIGQHAGIPSRYYDRMLAEAPGLLADNLNHWFQREPARRMVRTLDNRARAFLSDRYRRIDNEQIAEAVLPELLDAAQPVEIVSSEITDLRLYIQALFPRIEGEVQKGDVVQAGIVISNSEVGLGAFQVRPLVYRLVCTNGMIAETGGIRRNHVGRRVESNGEDASIFQDDTLAADDRALALKMRDAVRDSMNAASFGNLLARMREATEGPRIEKPVKAVEVLQKAVPITQGEGESILERLIRDGDYSRWGMLNAITHLANDDAVGYDRAVELQQIGGRLLTLNTSEWHRIAVAA